One part of the Salinivirga cyanobacteriivorans genome encodes these proteins:
- a CDS encoding TIGR02757 family protein — translation MTNEATRLLIKELLEEKYEQYNRPEFIEDDPIAVPHQFSEQNDIEIAAFLAATIAWGQRPMIVKKGMEMMQLMEHSPYEFVKFAGQDDFARLKKFIYRTFKDTDLVYFIGALQKLINDYGTLGNSFKRFYEEKGNVYDLLVTFHCRFFQYKKPGRTQKHLSNPAKGSAAKRMNMMLRWMVRNDNRGVDFGLWQFVKPSALYLPLDVHTARISRKLGILTRRSNDWRAVEEVSKVLQEFDAEDPAKYDFALFGLGIFEKF, via the coding sequence ATGACAAATGAAGCTACCAGACTGTTGATAAAAGAATTGCTTGAAGAGAAATATGAGCAATACAACAGACCCGAATTTATTGAAGATGATCCTATTGCTGTGCCCCATCAATTTTCTGAACAAAACGATATTGAAATTGCAGCATTCCTGGCAGCTACAATAGCCTGGGGGCAACGACCCATGATTGTAAAAAAAGGCATGGAGATGATGCAACTTATGGAGCATTCTCCTTACGAGTTTGTGAAATTTGCAGGCCAGGATGATTTTGCCCGCCTGAAGAAATTTATATACCGTACCTTTAAGGATACCGATCTTGTATATTTTATTGGGGCTTTGCAAAAACTAATAAACGATTATGGTACGCTTGGAAATAGTTTTAAAAGATTTTATGAAGAAAAGGGAAATGTGTATGACCTGCTCGTAACGTTTCATTGCCGTTTCTTTCAATATAAAAAACCGGGTCGGACCCAGAAGCATTTGTCTAATCCTGCAAAAGGTTCAGCAGCGAAGCGAATGAATATGATGTTGCGATGGATGGTACGGAACGATAACAGGGGAGTTGATTTTGGTTTGTGGCAGTTTGTCAAACCATCGGCCCTGTATTTACCACTCGATGTGCACACAGCCCGTATTAGTCGCAAGTTGGGTATTTTAACCCGCAGATCAAACGATTGGCGAGCGGTGGAAGAGGTTTCAAAAGTACTACAGGAGTTTGATGCGGAAGATCCTGCTAAATATGATTTTGCGCTATTTGGACTGGGTATCTTCGAAAAATTTTAA
- a CDS encoding LysE family translocator gives MEEAVAPVILFLKGIVIGLAVSVPMGPIGVLCVQKTINKGRVHGMLSGFGAAFADTVFAIIAVFGLTVTKNFLLEYRLELQILGVIVLLGLGTKIFFSNPITQIRRRARNKRQGIFGDFISVFFLTLSNPLTVLFFGATIAALSIHDTDHYFVSQLILVGGISAGAMSWWISLTSIVNLFRHRFRLKQLWWINKISGIVILTLTIVAAILLVLRHFGQVDGL, from the coding sequence ATGGAAGAAGCCGTAGCTCCAGTAATATTATTTTTAAAAGGCATAGTCATTGGCCTTGCTGTATCGGTTCCCATGGGCCCTATTGGTGTGTTGTGTGTACAAAAAACCATTAATAAAGGAAGAGTTCATGGAATGCTTTCCGGTTTTGGTGCAGCATTTGCCGATACTGTTTTTGCCATTATTGCTGTTTTTGGATTAACTGTAACTAAAAATTTCCTGCTTGAATACCGATTGGAACTACAAATTTTAGGTGTTATTGTGCTTTTAGGTCTTGGTACAAAAATTTTCTTTTCAAACCCGATTACTCAAATCCGCCGAAGAGCCAGGAATAAACGTCAGGGCATTTTTGGTGACTTTATTTCAGTTTTTTTCCTTACGTTAAGTAATCCATTAACAGTACTGTTTTTCGGTGCTACAATTGCTGCCCTTAGTATACACGATACTGACCACTACTTTGTATCGCAGTTGATACTGGTGGGTGGAATCAGTGCAGGTGCCATGAGTTGGTGGATAAGCCTAACCTCAATTGTAAATCTTTTCCGCCACCGTTTCAGACTTAAGCAACTTTGGTGGATTAATAAAATATCGGGTATTGTTATACTCACATTAACCATCGTTGCAGCTATTCTTTTGGTTTTGCGCCACTTTGGGCAGGTTGACGGTTTATAA
- a CDS encoding ABC transporter ATP-binding protein, with product MIKVEKLNKYYGDLHVLRDVDLYIKQGEIVTIVGPSGAGKTTLLQILGTLDRADSGDVWFDEQNPFELKQQGLSRFRNDNIGFVFQFHQLLPEFSALENISIPALIKGQNMKTAQDNAQTLLEKMGLTDRANHKPSELSGGEQQRVAVARALMNRPKVILADEPSGNLDTANKESLHKLFFSLRDEFNLTFIIVTHDKELAGLADRIVELRDGEIINRQPAQSGAKPKE from the coding sequence ATGATAAAAGTAGAAAAGTTAAATAAATACTACGGTGACCTTCATGTGCTGCGCGATGTCGATTTATATATTAAACAGGGCGAAATAGTTACCATTGTGGGGCCCAGCGGGGCAGGGAAAACAACATTGCTTCAAATTCTGGGAACACTTGACAGGGCAGATAGTGGGGATGTTTGGTTCGACGAGCAGAATCCCTTTGAATTAAAGCAGCAAGGTCTGTCGCGCTTTCGTAATGACAATATTGGCTTTGTGTTCCAGTTTCATCAGCTGTTGCCCGAATTTAGTGCTTTGGAGAATATTAGCATTCCTGCATTAATTAAAGGGCAAAATATGAAAACTGCACAGGACAATGCCCAAACGCTATTAGAAAAGATGGGCCTTACAGATCGCGCAAACCATAAACCTTCAGAGCTATCCGGTGGGGAGCAACAGCGCGTTGCCGTAGCTCGTGCCTTAATGAACAGGCCAAAAGTAATTTTGGCCGATGAACCATCGGGAAATCTCGATACTGCCAATAAGGAATCTTTGCACAAGCTTTTCTTTTCCCTAAGAGATGAGTTTAATCTTACATTTATTATTGTAACCCACGACAAAGAATTGGCTGGGCTTGCTGACCGTATTGTAGAATTGCGCGATGGAGAAATTATAAACCGTCAACCTGCCCAAAGTGGCGCAAAACCAAAAGAATAG
- the secDF gene encoding protein translocase subunit SecDF: MQNKGVIRFIAIALALVVIYQLSFTFVTSMVSSDAEEYAEGIVANAKESEKDLSEEELNELKKEKKNHYLDSIAGEPVYNFIGIREFTYRECQEREINLGLDLRGGMNVILEISVSDVIKALSGNSDDPDFLAALDQAQEYQKETQEDFVTLFGRAYEEIAPEGRLATIFSTKDLREKVNFNSTNDEVLEVIRKETDGAISNAFNVLRNRIDRFGVAQPVIQPLETDGQILIELPGIKNPERVRKLLKGTAKLEFWETYSNKEVYEYLFRANDKIRSLQKIEETQQDSVKAADAGEEETAQTSEEAAQAEEDDLLAEEDDLLSEDSSLIAEDTTSMSDAQMRAQNPLFSVLMPRVSQDGKLMPGASVGYAHFSDTAQVNEYLHMQEVQEIFPRSMRIKFRWNVQPIDEEGNVYELVALKVSNMDGEPALSGDVVTDARADFNSQTGGSAEVSMSMNTEGAKKWARLTRNNIGNQIAIVLDNYVYSYPRVNQEIKGGRSSITGQFSVAEAKDLANVLKSGKLPAPARIIQEEIVGPSLGQESITKGLWSFVIAFLVVMLYMIFYYRHAGWVANLALVINMFFITGILASLGAVLTLPGIAGIVLTIGMSVDANVLIYERIKEELNAGKGLRMALSDGYKNAYSAIIDSNLTTLLTAIILGYFGKGPIYGFAITLGIGIITSLFSAIFITRLIYEGFLGKKKNIAFASKLTQNAFKNTAVKFIEKRKIAYVISGIVIIIGVGSLVTRGLNLGVDFTGGHNYIVRFQDDVSVNSIKNDLEDEFGGEAPEVKTFGGNNQIKVTTKYLIDADYELTEADKQQFYNITGFAQDVEVDIDDFVEAKLYEGLQPYLGDVDYQMFISDQDKKVGRMSSQKVGPTIADDIKTSAVYAVIFSLIIIFLYILIRFSNWQFGLGAVAALLHDVLFILGIYSLFYTIMPFSMEIDQSFIAAILTVVGYSINDTVVVFDRIREYLGLYKKRGRKEILNTALNSTLARTFSTSLSTFVVLLTIFIFGGEMIRGFIFAMLVGVAVGTYSSLFIATPVVYDTVKADERKRALKGARK, translated from the coding sequence ATGCAGAATAAAGGAGTAATTAGGTTTATTGCAATTGCACTGGCTTTGGTAGTTATCTACCAGTTATCGTTTACTTTTGTTACTTCAATGGTATCTAGTGATGCTGAAGAATATGCAGAAGGAATCGTAGCAAATGCAAAAGAATCTGAGAAAGACTTAAGTGAGGAAGAATTAAACGAGCTTAAAAAAGAGAAAAAGAATCATTATCTGGATTCAATCGCTGGTGAACCGGTTTATAATTTCATCGGAATCCGTGAGTTTACTTATCGTGAATGCCAGGAACGTGAAATCAACCTGGGGCTTGACCTTAGAGGTGGAATGAACGTTATATTAGAGATATCTGTATCTGATGTAATCAAGGCATTGTCAGGCAATAGTGATGATCCTGATTTTCTGGCAGCTTTAGACCAGGCACAAGAGTACCAGAAGGAGACGCAGGAAGATTTTGTAACTCTTTTTGGCCGTGCTTATGAAGAAATTGCTCCTGAGGGCCGTTTAGCTACAATATTTAGCACAAAAGACCTACGCGAAAAGGTTAACTTCAACTCTACTAATGATGAAGTGCTTGAGGTAATACGCAAAGAGACAGATGGTGCTATCTCAAATGCTTTTAATGTGCTGCGTAATCGTATTGACCGTTTTGGAGTGGCACAGCCTGTAATACAGCCATTAGAAACCGATGGGCAGATTCTTATTGAATTACCTGGAATTAAAAACCCGGAACGGGTACGCAAACTGCTTAAAGGAACTGCAAAACTAGAATTTTGGGAAACTTACAGTAATAAAGAGGTATATGAATATTTGTTCCGGGCCAATGATAAAATTCGCAGCCTTCAAAAAATAGAAGAAACGCAGCAAGATAGCGTAAAAGCTGCAGACGCAGGTGAAGAAGAAACTGCTCAGACATCGGAAGAAGCAGCTCAGGCAGAAGAGGATGACCTGTTGGCTGAAGAAGATGATTTGCTCTCAGAAGATTCCAGCTTAATTGCTGAAGATACTACATCAATGAGCGATGCCCAAATGCGTGCTCAGAACCCACTGTTTTCAGTATTAATGCCGCGCGTTTCACAAGACGGAAAATTAATGCCCGGAGCTTCAGTTGGTTATGCTCATTTTAGCGATACAGCCCAGGTTAATGAATATCTTCATATGCAAGAGGTGCAGGAAATATTCCCTCGTTCAATGCGAATTAAGTTCCGCTGGAACGTACAACCAATTGATGAAGAAGGAAATGTTTATGAATTAGTAGCACTGAAAGTTAGCAATATGGATGGTGAGCCTGCGCTTTCAGGTGATGTAGTTACTGATGCCCGCGCCGACTTTAACAGTCAAACAGGCGGTAGTGCTGAAGTTTCTATGTCAATGAACACTGAAGGTGCAAAAAAATGGGCCCGTCTAACCAGAAATAATATTGGAAACCAAATAGCAATTGTGCTTGATAATTATGTGTACTCTTACCCAAGAGTAAACCAGGAAATTAAAGGAGGACGTTCTTCTATTACAGGTCAGTTTTCAGTTGCTGAGGCAAAAGACCTTGCCAATGTGTTAAAATCTGGTAAACTACCTGCCCCTGCACGAATTATTCAGGAAGAAATTGTTGGCCCATCATTAGGGCAGGAATCCATTACCAAAGGTTTGTGGTCGTTTGTGATCGCTTTTCTGGTCGTAATGCTCTATATGATTTTCTACTATCGTCATGCCGGTTGGGTAGCCAACTTAGCACTCGTAATTAATATGTTCTTCATAACCGGTATATTGGCGTCTTTGGGTGCGGTACTTACCCTTCCGGGTATTGCCGGTATTGTACTGACCATTGGTATGTCAGTAGATGCTAACGTACTTATTTACGAGCGTATTAAAGAGGAACTTAATGCCGGAAAAGGCCTTCGGATGGCCTTATCTGATGGATATAAAAATGCTTATTCTGCAATTATTGACTCTAACTTAACAACCCTGTTGACAGCGATTATTCTTGGATATTTCGGTAAGGGACCTATTTACGGATTTGCCATTACATTAGGTATCGGTATCATCACATCATTGTTCTCTGCCATTTTCATTACACGCCTTATTTATGAAGGCTTCCTCGGTAAAAAGAAAAATATTGCATTTGCATCTAAATTAACGCAAAATGCATTTAAGAATACAGCCGTTAAGTTTATTGAAAAACGCAAAATTGCTTATGTCATTTCAGGTATTGTAATCATTATTGGTGTTGGTTCATTGGTTACACGTGGACTTAACCTGGGTGTGGACTTTACCGGAGGACATAACTATATTGTGCGTTTCCAGGATGATGTGTCTGTAAATAGTATTAAAAATGACCTTGAAGATGAATTTGGTGGTGAAGCTCCTGAAGTTAAAACTTTCGGAGGTAATAACCAGATTAAGGTTACTACCAAATACCTTATAGATGCCGATTATGAGTTAACAGAAGCCGATAAGCAACAGTTTTATAATATTACAGGTTTTGCCCAGGATGTAGAAGTAGACATTGACGATTTTGTGGAAGCGAAATTATATGAGGGACTGCAGCCTTATCTTGGCGATGTGGATTATCAAATGTTCATTTCAGACCAGGATAAGAAAGTTGGTCGTATGAGCTCTCAAAAGGTTGGTCCTACCATTGCCGATGATATTAAAACTTCTGCTGTTTATGCCGTAATATTCTCGTTAATTATCATTTTCCTTTATATTTTGATCCGGTTCTCCAACTGGCAGTTTGGATTGGGTGCTGTAGCCGCACTGTTACACGATGTATTGTTCATACTTGGAATTTATTCCCTGTTCTACACCATCATGCCTTTCTCCATGGAGATTGACCAATCATTTATCGCAGCTATTCTTACTGTTGTAGGTTATTCTATTAACGATACTGTGGTAGTATTTGACCGCATCCGCGAGTACCTCGGTCTTTACAAAAAACGTGGAAGAAAAGAGATTCTCAATACTGCACTTAACAGTACCCTTGCGCGTACATTTAGTACATCGTTAAGTACATTTGTTGTGCTGTTGACCATCTTTATTTTTGGTGGTGAGATGATTCGTGGATTTATATTCGCCATGTTGGTAGGTGTTGCAGTAGGTACCTATTCATCGCTATTTATTGCAACCCCGGTTGTTTACGATACAGTAAAAGCCGATGAGCGTAAACGAGCGCTTAAAGGAGCCAGAAAATAA
- a CDS encoding saccharopine dehydrogenase C-terminal domain-containing protein, which translates to MKSVLILGSGMVAGPIIEYLLRKNYGLTVASIDQKRALELLNNHPNGQFVYWDAEDEKGLHDLVPKHDLTVSLLPYKFHVMVAKVCLEYKKHMVTTSYVKPEMQSLYDEAVNKNVLLLNEIGVDPGIDHMSAMRIIDKVHKSGGEIEEFFSITGALPDPRDVDNPLGYKFSWSPKGVILASKNDATYLHKGKEVYVEPKALFQDIFEVDFPNVGTMDVYPNRNSIDYIDIYGIPEVKTIFRGTFRHQSWCATLDAIKRLNLIETDEHDFTGKTYAEFVKDMAGLKGADIKQAIAEKLDIPKDADAIKSIEWLGLLDDKDMNRQKDTAFEVTSDLMIEKMWMNDKDRDMVAMQHVFLVKRNDGEKEVIKSRLLDFGDPQGYTSIARTVALPAAVAVDRILQDKIKLAGVYRPVVKEIYEPVMDELETMDIKMVEDFGLPLSENIQK; encoded by the coding sequence ATGAAAAGTGTATTGATATTAGGTTCAGGGATGGTTGCGGGTCCCATAATTGAATATTTACTCAGGAAAAACTATGGGCTAACTGTAGCTAGTATTGACCAAAAAAGAGCATTAGAACTGCTAAATAATCATCCAAACGGCCAATTTGTTTATTGGGATGCGGAAGATGAAAAGGGGCTTCATGATTTAGTTCCAAAGCACGATCTTACAGTGAGTTTGTTGCCTTATAAGTTTCATGTGATGGTTGCCAAAGTTTGTCTGGAATATAAAAAGCATATGGTAACAACTTCATATGTAAAACCGGAGATGCAAAGTTTGTACGATGAGGCTGTAAACAAAAATGTGCTTTTGCTTAACGAGATTGGTGTCGATCCCGGTATTGATCACATGTCGGCAATGCGCATAATTGACAAAGTACACAAAAGTGGAGGAGAGATTGAAGAGTTTTTTTCTATAACGGGAGCGCTTCCTGATCCCAGGGATGTTGATAATCCTTTAGGGTACAAGTTCTCATGGAGTCCCAAAGGGGTAATTCTGGCAAGTAAAAATGATGCCACTTATTTGCATAAAGGTAAAGAGGTTTACGTTGAGCCCAAAGCACTTTTTCAGGATATCTTTGAGGTTGATTTTCCGAATGTCGGAACAATGGATGTTTATCCAAACCGTAATTCTATTGATTATATCGATATTTATGGCATCCCTGAAGTTAAGACAATATTCAGAGGTACATTCAGACATCAAAGTTGGTGTGCCACACTCGATGCTATTAAAAGACTAAATTTGATTGAGACAGATGAGCATGATTTTACAGGAAAAACTTATGCCGAGTTTGTTAAAGATATGGCCGGTTTAAAAGGAGCGGATATCAAACAGGCAATTGCTGAAAAACTCGATATCCCGAAAGATGCTGACGCTATAAAATCAATTGAATGGCTGGGGCTTTTGGATGATAAAGATATGAACAGGCAAAAAGATACAGCTTTTGAGGTTACATCAGATCTTATGATCGAGAAAATGTGGATGAATGACAAAGACAGAGATATGGTGGCCATGCAACATGTCTTTTTGGTAAAAAGAAATGATGGTGAAAAGGAAGTTATAAAATCGCGACTGCTCGATTTTGGTGACCCTCAGGGCTATACATCAATTGCCCGTACAGTGGCACTTCCTGCTGCTGTTGCTGTAGATCGCATATTGCAGGATAAAATTAAGCTTGCGGGCGTATACAGACCGGTTGTGAAAGAGATTTATGAACCGGTAATGGATGAACTCGAAACCATGGATATTAAAATGGTAGAAGATTTTGGTCTGCCATTAAGTGAAAATATTCAAAAATAG
- a CDS encoding aminopeptidase C, which yields MRKSSVLVIILLSSFSFAIAQKGSISLEMIEDMHKSFNADKENIMRMNAISNNSIKEIALSRKNLSGVEHHFKYKVDVTGITDQQKSGRCWLFTSLNVIRPKVIDKYDLSDFEFSQNHLFFWDQFEKANLFLENIIAHADEDIDSRYNQWLLKSPVGDGGVWNSFTNLVTKYGLVPLSIMPETHNSKNTGYMRRMLRRKVREFALELRAMQNEGAKPKALAKRKIEMMGVVYKMLALNLGEPPQKFDYRFVSKDGELGETKSYTPQEFAKTILPETNYDDYVMLMNDPTRPYHKLYEIDNDRNVMEGKNWKYINLPNKALKQYAIESIKGNDAMYASCDVGKQLNNDIGLLDPDNYDFESAYGIEFNMDKKARILSRESGSSHGMALIAVDVDKAEAPVKWQFENSWGSNSGHKGYLSFTDSWFDEYMFRVVVHKKYLPVEVLKILDQKPTMLPPWDPMFKTDE from the coding sequence ATGAGAAAATCTTCCGTTTTAGTCATCATACTGTTATCTTCTTTTTCATTTGCTATTGCGCAAAAAGGCAGTATTAGCCTTGAAATGATTGAGGATATGCATAAAAGCTTCAATGCAGATAAAGAAAACATAATGCGCATGAATGCAATTTCAAACAACAGCATTAAAGAAATTGCCTTAAGCAGAAAAAATTTAAGTGGCGTAGAGCACCATTTTAAGTACAAAGTAGATGTTACCGGTATTACAGATCAGCAAAAATCCGGAAGATGTTGGCTGTTTACAAGCCTAAATGTTATTCGGCCCAAGGTTATTGACAAATATGATTTATCAGACTTTGAATTTTCGCAAAACCACCTGTTTTTCTGGGATCAGTTCGAAAAAGCCAATCTTTTTTTAGAAAACATCATTGCACATGCCGATGAAGATATTGACAGCCGCTATAATCAATGGCTATTAAAATCGCCTGTCGGAGATGGTGGAGTATGGAACTCATTTACAAACCTTGTGACTAAATACGGACTTGTGCCATTGAGCATTATGCCAGAAACACATAACTCAAAAAACACGGGTTATATGCGGCGCATGCTCAGACGAAAAGTTCGTGAATTTGCCCTTGAACTAAGAGCCATGCAAAATGAAGGCGCTAAACCTAAAGCTTTAGCAAAGCGAAAAATAGAGATGATGGGAGTGGTATACAAAATGCTGGCACTTAATCTTGGAGAACCACCTCAAAAATTTGATTACAGATTCGTGAGTAAAGATGGAGAACTGGGAGAAACAAAATCCTATACACCGCAGGAATTTGCAAAGACAATTTTACCAGAGACAAATTACGATGACTACGTAATGTTAATGAATGATCCAACAAGACCCTATCACAAACTTTACGAAATAGACAATGACCGTAATGTAATGGAAGGTAAAAACTGGAAATATATCAATTTACCGAATAAAGCACTTAAACAATATGCCATAGAATCAATTAAAGGAAATGATGCCATGTACGCTTCATGCGATGTTGGGAAACAACTCAATAACGATATCGGATTGCTGGATCCCGACAATTATGATTTTGAAAGCGCATATGGTATTGAATTCAACATGGACAAAAAAGCAAGGATATTAAGCCGCGAGAGTGGCTCCAGCCATGGTATGGCACTAATAGCTGTAGATGTGGATAAAGCTGAAGCCCCGGTAAAATGGCAATTTGAAAACAGCTGGGGAAGCAATAGTGGCCACAAGGGATACCTCTCATTTACAGACAGCTGGTTCGACGAATATATGTTCAGAGTTGTGGTACATAAAAAATATTTGCCCGTGGAAGTATTAAAAATACTCGATCAAAAGCCAACCATGTTACCACCCTGGGACCCTATGTTTAAGACCGACGAATAA
- a CDS encoding pyridoxal phosphate-dependent aminotransferase: MQINETRTETSRILKIGQRARKLQEEQKKPYLMLHRGVNAVVNIDINSIAKSIDFNSTDIQVYPGTAGKEKLRRAISDSYFKGKANPENLLIMPGGISGLDITFQNIQVDGIALPNFFWGSYAQLAKLRKIKLNAYSNLQSVIKYPHKYTNQLVIINDPGNPLGEKHPDTDIFNAIDRLYHENIPVLIDSPYRRVFMDNEDDLYQRLLKYPNVIIVDSFSKSMGLSGQRIGFLHSQNKDFIQEAKQRLLYATNGVNAFAQELIYKLISTEEGKSAIQKFKRETSQAIAKNIDFLINNNLLSTEFYKNSKPMGIFASINRTEEELLANKISAVSMSYFSIEPEKHKNHSRICVSVPHEKFVKYLNPLVK; encoded by the coding sequence ATGCAAATCAATGAAACCAGAACCGAGACCTCGCGCATATTAAAAATTGGACAGCGGGCACGCAAACTGCAGGAAGAACAAAAAAAACCTTATTTAATGCTCCACAGGGGTGTAAATGCGGTTGTAAATATCGATATAAATTCAATTGCAAAATCCATTGATTTTAATTCCACAGACATACAGGTATACCCAGGTACAGCCGGTAAAGAAAAGCTTCGCAGGGCGATTTCCGACAGTTACTTTAAAGGTAAAGCAAATCCTGAGAATTTACTTATAATGCCAGGCGGAATAAGTGGGCTGGATATCACTTTCCAAAACATACAGGTAGATGGCATAGCTTTACCCAACTTTTTCTGGGGTTCTTATGCTCAACTGGCCAAACTTAGAAAAATCAAGCTGAATGCCTATTCCAACCTGCAATCAGTCATAAAGTACCCACATAAATACACGAACCAACTGGTTATAATAAACGACCCGGGCAATCCGCTTGGCGAAAAACACCCCGACACAGACATTTTTAATGCAATAGACAGATTATACCACGAAAACATTCCTGTATTGATAGACAGCCCTTATCGCCGGGTATTTATGGACAATGAAGATGACCTTTACCAGCGTTTACTAAAATATCCAAACGTGATTATTGTCGATAGTTTCAGTAAGTCGATGGGCTTAAGTGGCCAAAGAATTGGCTTTTTGCATAGTCAGAACAAAGATTTCATCCAGGAAGCTAAACAGCGCTTATTATACGCAACAAATGGAGTCAATGCATTTGCCCAGGAACTTATTTATAAACTCATAAGCACAGAAGAAGGCAAAAGTGCGATTCAAAAATTTAAGAGAGAAACCAGTCAGGCAATAGCCAAAAACATAGATTTTTTGATTAACAACAACCTACTGTCCACAGAATTTTATAAAAACTCCAAACCTATGGGTATTTTTGCAAGTATAAACAGAACAGAAGAAGAACTACTTGCAAATAAAATAAGTGCGGTTTCGATGTCATATTTCAGTATTGAACCTGAAAAACACAAGAACCACTCGCGAATATGTGTATCTGTACCGCACGAAAAGTTTGTTAAGTACCTAAACCCATTGGTCAAATAA